The Solirubrobacterales bacterium genome has a window encoding:
- a CDS encoding 3-hydroxyacyl-CoA dehydrogenase family protein, with product MRSGYAAATPDVSDPDRPDRDGVIVTTVAVSDSDGYTRPAVVGSGAIGCALAACATAVGEVRLLARSDVSAWRAEEQAQADCSKVEGGASNRLRVTTDPADLSDADLVVEAVIEDLDAKATLIRELGEFSPEADLASTTSSLPVAELATRSGHDDRVFGFHVFNPVQQMELVELCLPDRLREGVGERAREWAAALGKTVIEVPDQPGFVVNRLLFPYLFDAVRLLERTGMEASDIDSCMQLGARYPMGPLRLLDFIGLDVAASIGESLFSDTEEDRYRAPGLIEELIGDGKLGRKSKAGFYDYN from the coding sequence ATGAGGTCAGGGTACGCGGCGGCGACCCCCGACGTAAGCGACCCCGACCGGCCCGATCGGGACGGCGTGATAGTAACCACCGTCGCGGTGAGCGACTCGGATGGCTACACGCGCCCAGCGGTGGTCGGCAGCGGAGCGATCGGTTGCGCCCTCGCCGCGTGCGCCACGGCGGTCGGAGAGGTCCGACTCCTGGCCAGAAGCGACGTCTCGGCCTGGCGGGCCGAGGAGCAGGCGCAGGCCGATTGCTCGAAGGTGGAAGGCGGGGCTTCGAATCGACTCCGGGTAACGACTGATCCGGCTGACCTTTCGGACGCCGACCTGGTGGTCGAGGCCGTGATCGAGGACCTCGATGCGAAAGCCACCCTGATCCGCGAGCTGGGCGAGTTCAGCCCCGAGGCCGACCTGGCGAGCACCACGTCGTCGCTGCCGGTGGCCGAGCTGGCCACGCGCAGCGGCCACGACGACAGGGTCTTCGGCTTCCATGTCTTCAACCCGGTACAGCAGATGGAGCTGGTGGAACTCTGCCTGCCGGATCGCCTGCGAGAGGGCGTGGGCGAGCGCGCCCGGGAATGGGCCGCGGCACTGGGCAAGACCGTGATCGAGGTCCCCGACCAGCCCGGCTTCGTGGTCAACCGACTGCTGTTTCCATATCTGTTCGACGCCGTGCGACTACTGGAACGCACCGGGATGGAGGCGTCCGACATCGACTCGTGCATGCAGTTGGGCGCCCGCTACCCGATGGGGCCACTGCGACTGCTCGACTTCATCGGCCTGGATGTCGCGGCATCCATCGGCGAAAGCCTCTTCAGCGACACCGAGGAGGACCGGTACCGCGCCCCGGGGCTGATCGAGGAGCTGATCGGCGACGGAAAACTTGGCCGCAAGAGCAAGGCCGGCTTCTACGACTACAACTGA